In Schaalia sp. JY-X169, the following are encoded in one genomic region:
- a CDS encoding nitrate reductase subunit alpha, protein MADTSPFTLPDSVAKLGAFLRPAATAANSRQLFLEGGREADQFYRQRWNHDRKVRSTHGVNCTGSCSWWVFVKNGVITWETQAVDYPTTGPDMPEYEPRGCPRGAAFSWYTYSPTRIRHPYARGILLDYYREAKERLGDPVLAWRDVVEDPEKSARYKSARGRGGLVRCSWQEAMEIATAAHVYTTKRYGPDRMFGFSVIPAMSQVSYGAGSRFYELMGGSMLSFYDWYADLPPASPEVFGDQTDVPESGDWYNSQYLIMWGSNVPQTRTPDAHFMTEARYHGQKVVAVSPDFAANTKFADEWLRVAPGADGALAMAMGHVILKEFHVQRQEPFFLDYMAKFTDSPFLVKLEEKDGAYVPGKFLTAAEGAAGPELVDSENAAFRTLVWDKERGIVDPGGTSADHFGAEGMGKWNLEMEGVDPFLSADEIAGAEGVEILLPRFDLPATPEQVSPGTGIVKRGVPAVKVDGNLVTTVYDILLAQYGVEREGIPGEWPAGYDDVDAVPTPAWQETHTGVPANAAVRIGLEFAQNAIDSKGRSMVILGAGVNHYYHADTMYRTILALTSMCATQGVNGGGWAHYVGQEKVRPITGWAQFAFGLDWVRPARQMITTGFFYLITDQWRYDGTPVDKLRSPLADLDWKGKSTADTLVESMKRGWMPSFPTFDRSTLLLGQEAREAGMAGPAYVVDQLEKGELKFAAEDPDNPENFPRILTSWRTNLLGNTAKGAEFFYRHMVGTDDAVSAAELPEDRRPETMVWREAAASGKVDLMMTVDFRNTTTTLMSDLVLPAATWYEKRDLSSTDMHPYIHAFDAAIDPPWEARTDYEIFQELAGHVSEMAEVHLGKQTDIIPVPMAHDTPDEYANPGGVVADLDKIPLTPGVNMPKLVPVERDYTTLIDRFNSLGPLADKVGLVTKGVVYDPSVEVEALGKQYGTHPSNGRPQIDSAEAACDMILSLSGTTNGRLATTGFETLEKRTGTKLADLSAGLEDKKVTIRQLNEKGPESVITSPEWSGSEHGGRRYSAFVQNIERGRPFHTLTGRQHYYLDHDWMRDLGESLPIFKAPLALDTLYGEPTVGETGTVDGETSVAVRYLTPHHKWAIHSQYYDNPHMLTLGRGGQTVWISPEDAATIGVADNEWIEAWNRNGVVVARAIVSHRLPRGTVYMYHAQERIMGTPLTETNGRRGGIHNSLTRVMIKPTHLIGGYAQHSYAFNYVGPTGSQRDEVTLIRKRSQEVTY, encoded by the coding sequence CCGCAAGGTCCGCTCAACCCATGGGGTGAACTGCACGGGCTCGTGCTCGTGGTGGGTGTTCGTGAAGAATGGTGTGATCACCTGGGAAACCCAGGCGGTTGACTACCCGACCACCGGCCCGGACATGCCCGAGTACGAACCGCGCGGCTGCCCTCGTGGAGCCGCGTTCTCCTGGTACACCTACTCCCCAACCCGTATCCGCCACCCCTATGCGCGCGGCATCCTCTTGGACTACTACCGCGAAGCCAAAGAGCGGTTGGGAGACCCCGTCCTCGCCTGGCGAGACGTTGTCGAGGACCCTGAGAAGTCTGCCAGGTACAAGTCTGCACGAGGCAGGGGTGGCCTGGTGAGGTGCTCGTGGCAGGAAGCGATGGAAATCGCCACAGCCGCCCACGTCTACACCACGAAGCGGTACGGGCCAGACAGGATGTTTGGCTTTTCAGTCATTCCGGCGATGTCGCAGGTTTCGTACGGCGCGGGGTCGCGTTTCTATGAACTCATGGGCGGATCGATGCTGTCGTTCTACGACTGGTACGCGGACCTTCCCCCGGCCTCGCCCGAAGTTTTCGGTGACCAGACCGATGTTCCGGAGTCTGGCGACTGGTACAACTCCCAGTACTTGATCATGTGGGGCTCCAATGTCCCTCAGACGAGGACGCCCGACGCCCACTTCATGACAGAGGCCCGCTACCACGGCCAAAAGGTTGTGGCTGTTTCCCCGGACTTCGCCGCCAATACCAAGTTCGCTGATGAATGGCTGCGTGTCGCACCCGGCGCTGACGGCGCTTTAGCCATGGCGATGGGGCACGTCATCCTCAAAGAGTTCCATGTGCAGCGCCAAGAGCCGTTCTTCTTGGACTACATGGCAAAGTTCACCGACTCCCCCTTCCTGGTCAAACTTGAGGAGAAGGACGGGGCGTATGTTCCGGGGAAGTTCCTCACTGCTGCCGAGGGCGCTGCGGGACCAGAGCTGGTCGACTCGGAAAACGCTGCGTTCCGCACCCTGGTGTGGGACAAAGAGCGTGGCATCGTCGACCCGGGTGGTACCTCTGCCGACCACTTTGGTGCAGAAGGCATGGGCAAATGGAACCTGGAGATGGAAGGAGTGGACCCCTTCCTTTCCGCGGATGAAATCGCGGGAGCCGAGGGCGTAGAGATCCTTCTTCCCCGCTTCGACCTTCCGGCCACACCCGAACAGGTGTCGCCGGGTACCGGCATCGTCAAGCGCGGTGTGCCGGCCGTGAAGGTTGATGGCAACCTTGTCACCACCGTCTACGACATCCTCCTTGCGCAGTACGGCGTAGAGCGCGAGGGAATCCCCGGTGAGTGGCCCGCAGGCTACGACGACGTCGACGCGGTTCCGACACCCGCGTGGCAGGAAACCCACACCGGGGTTCCCGCCAATGCAGCGGTTCGGATCGGTCTCGAGTTCGCCCAGAACGCCATTGATTCCAAAGGCCGGTCCATGGTCATCCTTGGGGCTGGTGTCAACCACTACTACCACGCTGACACCATGTACCGGACGATCTTGGCCCTGACCTCAATGTGTGCGACGCAGGGGGTCAACGGTGGCGGATGGGCCCACTACGTCGGACAAGAGAAAGTGCGCCCGATCACAGGCTGGGCCCAGTTTGCCTTCGGCCTCGACTGGGTGCGCCCGGCACGCCAGATGATCACCACGGGGTTCTTCTATCTGATCACCGACCAGTGGCGCTACGACGGGACCCCCGTCGACAAGTTGCGTTCACCCCTTGCAGACCTCGACTGGAAGGGCAAGTCAACCGCGGACACGCTGGTTGAATCGATGAAGCGCGGTTGGATGCCCTCTTTCCCCACCTTTGACAGGTCAACCCTGCTGCTGGGCCAGGAAGCACGGGAAGCCGGAATGGCGGGTCCTGCCTACGTGGTGGACCAACTTGAGAAGGGTGAACTGAAGTTTGCTGCCGAGGATCCTGATAACCCGGAGAACTTCCCGCGCATCCTCACCTCCTGGCGCACCAACCTCCTGGGTAACACGGCCAAGGGCGCGGAGTTCTTCTACCGGCACATGGTTGGCACAGATGACGCGGTGTCCGCTGCTGAACTCCCTGAAGACCGTCGACCCGAAACCATGGTGTGGCGCGAAGCTGCGGCCTCGGGCAAAGTCGACCTGATGATGACAGTGGACTTCCGCAACACGACCACGACGTTGATGTCCGATCTCGTCCTCCCCGCGGCGACCTGGTATGAGAAGCGGGACCTGTCATCGACTGACATGCACCCCTACATTCACGCCTTCGACGCCGCGATTGACCCGCCGTGGGAGGCGCGCACCGACTACGAGATCTTCCAGGAGCTGGCCGGCCACGTTTCCGAGATGGCGGAGGTTCACCTCGGCAAACAGACCGACATTATCCCGGTTCCGATGGCGCACGATACCCCGGATGAGTACGCAAATCCGGGTGGAGTTGTCGCCGACCTCGACAAGATCCCCCTCACCCCGGGGGTCAACATGCCGAAGCTGGTGCCTGTCGAACGTGACTACACGACACTCATCGATCGTTTCAACTCCCTGGGGCCGCTCGCCGACAAGGTCGGCTTGGTCACCAAGGGTGTCGTCTATGACCCGTCGGTCGAAGTCGAGGCCCTCGGCAAACAGTACGGGACGCATCCGAGCAACGGCAGGCCACAGATCGACAGTGCCGAGGCCGCGTGCGACATGATCCTCTCCCTGTCAGGCACCACCAACGGGCGTCTAGCGACAACCGGTTTCGAAACTCTGGAAAAGAGAACTGGAACCAAGCTCGCCGACCTCTCCGCGGGGCTCGAAGACAAGAAGGTCACCATCCGCCAGCTCAATGAGAAGGGACCTGAGAGCGTCATTACCTCGCCCGAATGGTCCGGCTCAGAACACGGGGGGCGGCGCTACTCAGCGTTCGTGCAGAACATTGAACGAGGGCGTCCCTTCCATACCCTCACGGGGCGGCAACACTACTATCTGGACCACGACTGGATGCGCGACCTCGGCGAATCGCTGCCGATCTTCAAGGCACCTCTTGCCCTCGACACCCTTTACGGTGAACCAACCGTCGGTGAAACGGGCACGGTCGACGGGGAAACCAGCGTGGCGGTCCGCTACCTAACCCCGCACCACAAGTGGGCAATCCACTCGCAGTACTACGACAACCCCCACATGTTGACGCTGGGGCGCGGCGGGCAAACCGTGTGGATCAGCCCCGAGGATGCGGCGACAATCGGAGTGGCTGACAACGAGTGGATTGAGGCATGGAACCGCAACGGTGTCGTCGTTGCCAGGGCGATTGTCTCCCACCGGCTCCCCCGCGGAACTGTCTACATGTACCACGCACAGGAACGCATCATGGGGACTCCACTAACCGAAACGAACGGGCGACGTGGAGGCATCCACAACTCCCTCACCCGCGTCATGATCAAACCCACCCACCTGATCGGTGGCTACGCTCAACACTCCTACGCATTCAACTACGTGGGACCAACGGGTAGCCAACGTGACGAAGTCACCCTGATCCGTAAGCGCAGCCAGGAGGTTACGTACTGA
- the narH gene encoding nitrate reductase subunit beta has product MKVMAQVAMVMNLDKCIGCHTCSVTCKQTWTNRSGTEYMWFNNVETRPGGGYPAQWEDQEKWRGGWKRTKAGKVVPRSGGRLSVLSQIFACPRMPMLDDYYEPWTYEYDKLLSAPRDSKYFPVARPVSQITGDNIDTVAWGPNWDDDLGGGEAALAGDPILKEIATKVKADIESSFMFYLPRICEHCLNPTCMAACPSGAIYKRNEDGIVLVDQDACRGWRMCVAACPYKKIYFNHETGKSEKCTLCYPRIEIGEPTVCSETCVGRLRYLGVMLYDADRVGEAAATENEQDLYEAQMDILLDPHDPLVVAAARAEGISDRWILAAQESPIWSLIKEYRLALPLHPEYRTMPMVWYVPPLAPVVDAVTASGADGEDHRILLTTLSKMRIPLDYLAELFTAGDPRPVELALRRLAAMRSHMRDVNLGREVDEEIAESVGMTGKQLEEMYRLLAIAKYDDRYVIPEGGSAPAPRMEELGIDTEGMGDAGYLGEGAPSACTSAIGCGSTGGTRREPVFVDLKSPSDSSALR; this is encoded by the coding sequence ATGAAAGTCATGGCTCAAGTCGCGATGGTAATGAACCTGGACAAGTGCATTGGGTGCCACACCTGTTCGGTTACCTGCAAGCAGACATGGACGAACCGCTCTGGCACTGAGTACATGTGGTTCAACAATGTTGAGACCCGCCCCGGTGGCGGCTATCCGGCGCAGTGGGAAGACCAAGAGAAATGGCGTGGCGGGTGGAAGCGCACGAAGGCGGGCAAGGTAGTGCCGCGTTCCGGGGGACGGCTCTCCGTCCTCAGCCAGATTTTTGCGTGCCCGCGCATGCCGATGCTGGACGACTACTACGAACCGTGGACGTATGAGTACGACAAGCTGCTCAGCGCCCCGCGGGATTCCAAGTATTTCCCTGTTGCACGTCCGGTCAGCCAGATCACCGGTGACAACATCGATACTGTCGCCTGGGGACCAAACTGGGATGATGATCTTGGCGGGGGCGAGGCCGCGTTGGCTGGGGATCCGATCTTGAAGGAGATCGCCACCAAGGTGAAGGCCGACATTGAGTCTTCGTTCATGTTTTACCTGCCGAGGATTTGTGAACACTGCCTGAACCCAACCTGCATGGCTGCCTGCCCGTCGGGAGCGATCTACAAGAGGAACGAAGACGGGATCGTTCTGGTTGATCAGGACGCCTGCCGTGGTTGGCGCATGTGTGTGGCGGCATGCCCGTACAAGAAGATCTACTTCAATCATGAGACGGGTAAGTCTGAGAAGTGCACGCTCTGCTACCCGCGGATTGAGATTGGTGAACCAACGGTTTGCTCGGAGACCTGCGTGGGGCGCCTGCGCTACCTGGGTGTCATGCTTTATGACGCAGATCGGGTCGGAGAGGCTGCTGCAACTGAAAATGAGCAGGACCTGTACGAGGCTCAGATGGACATCCTCCTGGATCCTCACGATCCGCTGGTAGTTGCGGCTGCACGTGCCGAAGGGATTTCAGACAGGTGGATTCTGGCGGCTCAGGAGTCTCCGATCTGGTCTTTGATCAAGGAGTACCGCCTGGCCCTCCCCCTGCACCCGGAATACCGGACGATGCCGATGGTTTGGTACGTGCCGCCGCTGGCCCCCGTGGTGGATGCGGTGACCGCATCGGGTGCAGACGGTGAAGACCACAGGATTTTGCTCACCACACTGTCGAAGATGCGTATTCCCTTGGACTACCTTGCAGAGCTGTTCACGGCTGGGGATCCGCGCCCCGTTGAGTTGGCGTTGCGCAGGCTTGCGGCCATGCGTTCCCACATGCGGGATGTCAACCTGGGCCGGGAGGTTGATGAGGAGATAGCTGAATCGGTCGGCATGACCGGGAAACAGCTTGAAGAGATGTACCGCCTGCTAGCGATCGCCAAGTATGACGACCGCTACGTAATTCCCGAGGGCGGAAGTGCACCTGCCCCCCGCATGGAGGAACTGGGAATCGACACGGAAGGCATGGGTGATGCTGGGTATTTGGGCGAGGGCGCGCCCTCGGCCTGCACGTCGGCAATCGGTTGTGGTTCCACCGGTGGAACGCGGCGTGAACCAGTCTTCGTTGACCTCAAAAGCCCATCTGACAGTTCGGCATTGCGATGA
- the narJ gene encoding nitrate reductase molybdenum cofactor assembly chaperone, whose amino-acid sequence MTKPVRFLTPSPVAPIEPVACTEQQIRTAHMLIAAWLTYPEERFDPALTAYDEVRDALPAGIRVHLDAFVDWAVTRPRREVCEHYVEVFDQRRRTALYLSYYVAGDTRLRGSAILGFKDFLGALGYENDTDELDDYLPVILELSATSGDPLVVQLLAAHRDGLEVMRSALHAAHSPYAHLLDGLVCTLPEVSDEVVERFQRLITQGPPTEMVGVNFAWSTS is encoded by the coding sequence ATGACGAAGCCGGTTCGTTTTCTCACCCCTTCGCCAGTGGCTCCCATCGAGCCAGTGGCGTGCACCGAGCAGCAGATCCGCACGGCTCACATGCTCATTGCTGCCTGGCTGACCTACCCCGAGGAACGGTTTGATCCGGCCCTGACCGCGTACGACGAGGTTCGTGATGCGCTCCCCGCGGGCATTCGCGTGCACTTGGACGCATTCGTCGACTGGGCGGTGACCCGCCCTCGTCGTGAGGTTTGTGAGCACTACGTTGAGGTTTTTGACCAGCGGCGTCGCACTGCCCTGTACCTGAGCTACTACGTTGCTGGTGACACCCGGCTGCGGGGTAGCGCCATTTTGGGCTTCAAGGACTTTCTTGGTGCTTTGGGCTACGAAAATGACACCGATGAGCTTGATGACTACCTACCGGTGATTCTCGAGCTCTCTGCGACCTCTGGTGATCCTTTGGTCGTGCAGTTGCTGGCCGCCCACCGCGATGGCCTTGAGGTAATGCGTTCTGCCCTGCATGCTGCACACTCTCCCTACGCACACCTTCTTGACGGCCTTGTCTGCACTCTTCCGGAGGTTTCGGACGAGGTCGTCGAACGTTTTCAACGACTCATTACCCAGGGTCCGCCCACCGAAATGGTCGGAGTCAACTTCGCTTGGAGCACATCATGA
- the narI gene encoding respiratory nitrate reductase subunit gamma produces MNTFLWIIFPYLALASLFIGIVWRWRTDKFGWVTRSSETYERTWLRISSPLFHYGILLVVMGHLVGLAVPESWTSAIGISEGLYHFMALSLGTVAAIMTIIGLAGLLVRRFVVRSVKLATSPRDIVMYVILVAAIALGTLATVSTQIFGGEHGYNYRETISPWFRSLFYFHPEAQLMVDVPWEFKLHIIAGLLLFAVLPYTRLVHAVAPPVLYPVRPYMVYRSRGTEVGSPGNWQGTGKSPSRDSVSSGSYRSTFTTEKD; encoded by the coding sequence ATGAACACATTCCTGTGGATCATTTTCCCCTACCTGGCTTTAGCATCTTTGTTTATTGGGATTGTCTGGCGGTGGCGGACCGACAAGTTCGGGTGGGTGACGCGTTCTTCAGAGACGTATGAACGCACGTGGCTGCGGATTTCATCCCCGCTGTTCCACTACGGGATCCTTCTTGTGGTGATGGGCCACCTGGTCGGTCTTGCTGTCCCAGAGTCGTGGACCTCTGCAATTGGTATTAGTGAGGGTCTCTATCACTTCATGGCATTGTCGCTGGGCACAGTCGCGGCAATCATGACGATCATTGGTCTGGCGGGCCTGCTGGTACGCAGATTCGTGGTGAGGTCGGTCAAGCTCGCAACCTCTCCACGTGACATCGTCATGTACGTCATCCTTGTTGCAGCCATCGCCTTGGGAACGCTGGCAACCGTTTCGACACAGATTTTTGGTGGCGAACACGGGTACAACTACCGGGAGACAATCAGCCCGTGGTTCCGCTCTCTGTTCTACTTCCACCCGGAAGCCCAGTTGATGGTTGATGTGCCGTGGGAGTTTAAGCTGCACATTATTGCTGGCCTGCTCCTGTTTGCAGTGCTGCCGTACACACGTCTTGTGCACGCGGTCGCGCCACCTGTCCTCTACCCCGTTCGCCCCTACATGGTGTACCGCAGCCGGGGTACGGAAGTTGGTTCACCAGGGAACTGGCAGGGCACCGGCAAGTCACCTTCACGGGATAGCGTCTCCAGCGGATCGTACCGTTCAACGTTTACGACGGAGAAGGACTAG
- a CDS encoding N-acetylglucosamine kinase — translation MPSNKLVVGIDSGETKTNVVVMTTGGELVGRATSSARLKVIDDATEALNGLVTGIVDNPDVVHASVCLSGLHLDTEASLFRQRLRRFEWARNGLDIEPQPLAVLRSATLNPNAVAVSCGVGSTAIATNDRGEKWTFASMGSLSGDWGGGIGLGKAALWHAARALDRRGPKTALTEEIEYEFDMPVEAVIAALYRGEMPEVELGRMAPAVFYAADRGDRVAQQLVERQASEVVAYVRAGTDALSLTGEVDVVLADSILAARNPSLLDQVEEGVLQVLPEAQVLFPQKESVAGATLLALQSAGADRAAIERAAAAF, via the coding sequence ATGCCCAGTAATAAGCTTGTCGTTGGTATTGACAGTGGAGAGACTAAGACGAACGTTGTCGTAATGACAACGGGCGGCGAGTTGGTCGGTCGCGCCACTTCCAGTGCCAGGTTGAAGGTTATTGACGATGCAACTGAGGCGCTGAATGGTCTTGTCACCGGGATCGTCGACAATCCCGACGTGGTACATGCATCGGTATGCCTATCCGGACTTCACTTGGACACGGAAGCGTCACTGTTCCGTCAGAGGCTTCGCAGGTTCGAATGGGCCCGCAATGGTTTGGATATTGAGCCGCAACCTCTAGCAGTACTTCGCAGTGCGACTCTCAACCCCAATGCAGTGGCTGTTTCGTGTGGCGTGGGGTCTACCGCGATTGCGACAAATGACAGGGGCGAGAAGTGGACCTTCGCTTCCATGGGTAGTCTCTCCGGAGACTGGGGTGGAGGCATCGGACTGGGCAAGGCTGCGCTGTGGCATGCGGCCCGCGCCCTCGATCGCCGCGGACCGAAAACCGCCCTTACTGAGGAGATTGAATATGAGTTCGACATGCCCGTCGAGGCCGTGATTGCGGCACTGTACCGCGGGGAGATGCCCGAAGTCGAACTAGGCCGAATGGCGCCGGCGGTGTTTTACGCTGCTGACAGGGGTGACCGGGTCGCTCAGCAACTGGTGGAACGTCAGGCATCCGAGGTCGTCGCCTATGTTCGGGCCGGAACCGATGCGCTGAGTCTGACGGGTGAAGTGGACGTGGTGCTAGCCGACAGCATCCTCGCTGCTCGTAACCCTAGCCTGCTCGACCAGGTCGAGGAGGGAGTTCTGCAAGTGCTACCGGAAGCCCAGGTTCTGTTCCCTCAGAAGGAGTCCGTGGCTGGAGCAACCCTCTTGGCGCTGCAAAGCGCAGGAGCAGATCGCGCGGCTATCGAGAGGGCAGCTGCAGCGTTCTAG
- a CDS encoding response regulator: MKLSILVLEDEPEVRAAIERDLMQLAPTIRIEPAEDVEDAWEVIGEILDDGDLLAVALCDHRLPGTTGVDFMIEMAHDPDLAATGKVLVTGQADLEDTVRAVNDAQLDHYIAKPWNAEELIEIVKEQLTDYVIKMKLNPLPYLKVLDMERALDAVRDYGRAD; the protein is encoded by the coding sequence GTGAAACTCTCAATTCTTGTTCTTGAGGATGAACCCGAAGTCCGTGCGGCGATTGAACGGGACCTCATGCAACTGGCACCAACGATCCGCATTGAACCAGCAGAGGATGTCGAGGACGCTTGGGAGGTGATTGGAGAGATCCTTGATGACGGTGACCTCTTAGCCGTCGCCCTGTGCGACCACAGACTCCCTGGGACCACCGGCGTCGACTTCATGATTGAGATGGCACATGACCCGGACCTTGCGGCCACGGGAAAGGTACTGGTGACAGGTCAAGCAGACCTCGAAGACACGGTTCGAGCTGTCAATGACGCCCAACTGGACCACTACATTGCCAAGCCTTGGAACGCCGAGGAGCTTATCGAGATAGTCAAGGAGCAGCTGACAGACTACGTGATCAAGATGAAGCTCAACCCGCTCCCTTATCTCAAAGTCTTGGACATGGAGCGCGCCCTCGATGCAGTGCGTGACTACGGCCGAGCGGACTAG
- a CDS encoding sensor histidine kinase, which yields MLPLAVMVGEGEYPASLARLFRENLGDQCQTVAYPNTGEAAAAFGCVAGADTACSTEPVALLVVVVGDDTLPADELIRPLSGCEAFRETRIVVLSTSLSIKGVDWLVDTGNLDWVGFTEDLRIEAFLHSMRAQIKLFHEHQKIGATPEVSSLFDQPFTDSEIIQKILRRIELSLGAQPRITLPAGVRLTTKGAWVEEVTIILEGSVALIHESPGGDIVMHEESTGRIIGLLAVSEGRQALLNAVTTSPVTGVRLTVEQLNSSIEGHPDIVLLVATLFIRSLDRRLRRAEELHIENAELSEQVETERSQLATALTNLEEARTELSAQERLVSLGTLAAGIAHELNNPMAAIQRISEHLGDDVLGLVETAPNKKWSDLAGRALRSGVEAPSLSTRAERQLRRDLTKVTGDPAVAQQLALAGIRDLDLAKRLTSRSNLSLDGARQAASIGTGLRNLRSASTRITQLVSSLRSYARPDGDTVTGIDLHESIDDAVRLLPHKLDGIQLIRKYSDLPPLEGHPGQLAQVWTNILTNAAEAIVEAADQKPGVITIRTSEPTPGWLRVEITDNGPGIPDSILPRIFEPRFTTKSGQVRYGMGIGLGVTRTIVGRHHGTMRIHTGADGTTVVVDLPTKEEQ from the coding sequence GTGCTGCCCCTTGCTGTAATGGTCGGCGAGGGCGAGTATCCGGCAAGTTTGGCTCGCCTCTTTCGTGAGAATCTTGGCGACCAATGTCAAACGGTCGCGTACCCGAACACGGGTGAGGCAGCAGCAGCTTTTGGGTGTGTGGCAGGCGCCGATACGGCTTGTTCCACAGAGCCGGTTGCCCTGCTGGTTGTGGTGGTCGGAGACGATACTCTTCCGGCGGACGAACTGATCAGACCGCTCTCGGGATGTGAGGCGTTCCGTGAGACCCGAATCGTCGTTCTTTCCACAAGCCTCAGTATCAAGGGCGTTGATTGGCTTGTCGACACGGGCAACCTGGATTGGGTTGGGTTCACAGAGGATCTGCGCATCGAGGCCTTCCTGCACAGCATGCGGGCCCAAATCAAACTGTTCCATGAGCATCAGAAGATTGGAGCAACCCCAGAGGTTTCTTCGCTATTTGATCAGCCCTTCACCGACTCTGAGATTATTCAGAAGATTCTGCGCCGGATTGAGCTCTCCCTCGGAGCGCAGCCACGCATCACACTTCCTGCTGGGGTACGCCTCACCACCAAGGGAGCCTGGGTAGAGGAAGTCACCATCATCCTTGAAGGATCCGTCGCCCTGATCCATGAGAGCCCGGGCGGTGACATCGTCATGCATGAGGAATCTACAGGGCGAATAATCGGGTTGCTGGCGGTATCCGAAGGCCGTCAGGCCCTGTTGAATGCAGTCACTACCAGCCCGGTGACCGGAGTTCGTCTGACCGTCGAGCAGCTAAACTCTTCCATTGAAGGACACCCGGACATTGTCCTCTTGGTGGCGACCCTCTTCATTCGCTCCCTGGACCGTCGTTTGCGGCGAGCCGAAGAACTGCACATTGAGAACGCGGAACTCTCCGAACAGGTGGAGACTGAACGATCGCAACTGGCAACAGCCCTCACGAATTTGGAGGAGGCACGCACGGAGCTGTCAGCCCAAGAACGGCTTGTCTCCCTGGGGACCCTCGCCGCGGGGATAGCCCACGAACTGAACAACCCGATGGCAGCGATTCAGAGAATCAGTGAACACCTGGGTGACGACGTCCTCGGACTGGTAGAGACTGCCCCAAACAAGAAGTGGTCCGATCTCGCCGGCCGAGCCCTGCGCAGCGGAGTGGAAGCGCCATCCCTATCAACGCGCGCCGAGCGCCAATTGCGTCGTGACCTAACCAAGGTTACGGGTGACCCCGCAGTTGCTCAGCAGCTGGCTCTGGCAGGTATCCGGGACCTTGATCTGGCAAAACGACTGACATCCCGTTCGAACCTCTCCCTTGATGGTGCCCGCCAGGCTGCTTCTATTGGCACTGGGCTGCGCAACCTTCGTTCTGCCTCAACCAGGATCACACAGCTAGTTTCATCGCTGCGATCCTACGCGCGCCCCGACGGCGACACGGTCACTGGCATAGACCTGCACGAAAGCATCGATGACGCAGTCCGCCTCTTGCCGCACAAGCTGGACGGGATCCAGCTGATTCGCAAGTACTCTGACCTGCCGCCTCTTGAAGGGCACCCGGGTCAGCTGGCACAGGTGTGGACGAACATTCTCACCAATGCTGCTGAAGCGATTGTTGAAGCGGCAGACCAAAAACCAGGGGTCATCACCATTCGAACCAGCGAACCCACCCCCGGCTGGCTTAGAGTAGAGATAACAGACAACGGGCCGGGTATACCCGATTCAATCTTGCCGAGGATTTTCGAGCCGCGCTTCACGACGAAGTCGGGCCAGGTTCGCTATGGCATGGGAATTGGGCTTGGTGTCACCCGGACCATTGTTGGCCGACACCATGGCACCATGCGCATTCACACAGGGGCAGATGGCACCACAGTCGTTGTCGATCTTCCCACTAAGGAGGAACAGTGA